The Spinacia oleracea cultivar Varoflay chromosome 2, BTI_SOV_V1, whole genome shotgun sequence DNA segment TTGCAACACTTGCCTCTTTCGatcatttttaaataattacaaCACTTCCTTTTTTGGAATCAGACCACTAATTCTTTCTCCTTTTTTACTTCACATGCATCAATTCTTTACTGTTTTTCTCACACAAACATTCAAAAAAATCACCACTAATGAACTTATTCATTTCCATATACTATACACGAACATTCCAAAACCTACTCCCAAACACAAATTTTGCCAGTATTATGTAACAGATGGAATATTCATTGTTTTTGGAGACGCAAAAATTCACCATGGATCAATCACTCATACAAAAACTTCATCAAAAGAATCAAATTAATCAACAACAcaaaaaagaattgaaatagGCGTATACAACAAATAAGTTCATGTTTGATAAAAATAGGTATCTGAAATTCGAAAAATTACACTAAAATTTTAGAGTAATGTGCCTGTAATCAAGACCTGTCCTTCCAGTTGTTTGAAGGACCAAAATTTTCTACAACATCGATTTTAACTAGAGAGAAAACATATAAATTACTCCTAAAATTTTACACAAAATtggaaacaaaaaataaataaactgaTACAAAACTTTAGAACTAATAGAATCTGTTCATCCTGTTAGTAAACAGCATTCTTGACAGCAAGGTTTTGCGAAGTTCTGCTCAAGGATCATTTACGACCTTTCTTCTTGCCATCAACCTTCTTTTTCTTCAACCCTCCTTCTCTTTTGTCTTTCGGGGGcatatttcttttttcttcccTGAGCAAGTTTCTTTTTTCTTCCCTGAACACGTTTTAACGCACAATTATCAGATGCAGTACATAACACAATATCTATGTGAATTAGGAATTAACTGATCTAGATCAATATTATAAGCAAAAACTTTACTctgactataaaaaaaaaaaaaaaaaaaaaaggcaatcATGATATTATTTCATGGATAAATGTAACAGGCCATAAATCTTCAAGCTTCTAGTTATCAGTTGCTCACCTTGCTTTTGAAACTTCTTCACGAGATGGGAATACTCTTTTCTTCCTCTTTTTCGGAGGTGATTCTTCGCTTTCATTCTCCTTATTAGTCGTCTTTGAggtctttttcttcttctctacGAGATTAGAAGAAGGCTTCTTCTTAGTGTCACCCGAATCCCCATTCTCTTGTGGCGTATCATCTTCTTCCCTCTGTCGCTTCTTAGATTTCGGTTGATCAGCATCCTCTTCATCACTGACATCGACATCCTTCCCTACTATTTCTGATGGAATATCAGATTTTGGAGTGGGGTTTGTGTTACTTACTTTTTTCAACTGCAAAGTGAAATAACAAAAACATCAGCATACAATGCAGCAAGCACATCACATCATTAAATCAGGATCATTCCAACAACACAAAAACTACCAGCATAGAATACTGTAGAAACCAAATCCTACTTTGAAGATTCATTGTATACCAATTAACCAACCCTCCAAACACACACAAAACAGTCCTTCCCCAATAGCAATGATACTCAGGTACCATTTCAATTGGGTAATAGTACAAAACCCATGATTCTCAAAAGTTAGGATTATCCGAGACCTAGCCCTGGAATTAGAAAAGGGGGTCAATAACATTCACATTACAAGCACATTTCTGGGAGTTATTAACTTTCTCTTAGTTTTTCTCTACTAATATGTGCATAAAAAATATCGAGATATCCATACTGACATACCATAGATAACGCTGCTAACTGTTGGGCTTGTATTTATAAAAGAAAAGGATAAATCAAGCAGAGTCCCATAATCCAAATACAATTATTGGTAAGGTGTCATGGTCTGCCTAAACTTATGCTAATGCACGGTTCATACTCAAATGACAACATATAGGCTACCACTTTATTGTTCTGGTGAGACGGGCAGTAGATTTACCTTTGCCACAAAAAACCCATCCATATTATGCACATGGGGGTAGAACCGCCTCGTCTTTTCTAATGATGGATGAAATCGATATTGCCTAAAGTTGACGAACCTGAGAAAAAAGGGATATCATCAGACAACTTAAATCCTCTGAATAAACCCATATGACGAAAAAGAACTCGGAAATTAAGCTTACCCTTTCACTCCAAAGTCTAGTCCACATGAGACTAGTTTTACATTTCGTTTCTTCAAGGCATAGTCAACAACTGCTTCATTCTGCAAGATACTAAATTAGGAGGGAACAGGGGATAAAAAATGACAGAAAACATAGTATCCGATTTCACAAACCTCCATAACCATGATGGAACATGTCGAATACACAACATATCCCCCAGTTTTTGAATTTGCATCCACCAAATCAATAGCAGCTAGGAGAAGTTGCTGCAGACAGGATTCAACATGTTAATATTAGCGAAGATTAAAAAAAGATTCCTATTATGACAACAAAGCTACAGGCCAACAACCCCCCAACCACCAATAAAACTAGGTTACAATAGTTGCTTCGAAAATGTACCTTGACCATGACCAACCTTTTGTATTTTACTATTTTACATAGCACACATACCATGCCTCGAAAATTAACGACGGGTTGAGACAGTAATGTACAATGTACTAGTGAAATTCAAACAAGATTCATAACAGTTTGATACCTGCTGCAAGTGCGCACACTTCTGTATCTCTTCAAAGCTTTTAGTGGATTTTACTGATTCGTCCTTGGATATCACCTGCAAATATATGACAAAGCAAAAAGCAAAATCATGTCAGTCTGCTCCCGAGATACTTGACTCAATGAAAGCTCGAATTAGACTAGAGAAGCTCATAAAGTCATGAGAAACTCAAaaacaaatttgttttttttacttttacataAAAAATTTACAAAAGCCTCACATAAGTttgaagggggggggggggggggagggggacCCAGTACTCTTGAGTAGGATGTATGACTAGGCCATAACCCACAAAACTAAATCTTCTAGCAATATTTTTTTacccaaaagaaaataaaattatgcAAGAAGTAGAAAATAACTTGAATGCATATATACTTTAGACTTCTAAGCACATGTGCAGGCACGCAGAGAACATAAATGGGGTAGGTGAAACATCagagttcaaaatacaagtgtGGAACAAATGGAAAAAGTAAATAATGGAAAAATCAGAAAAAACAAAGTCTAAAAAGTACTGAAGTAGATCTTACTTTATAGTGATTTTTTTTTACGCAAAAAGAGGAATGTATTACATTAAAGATTTAACCCTCGAAACCAAAGAAATTTGTATAACTTGGGGGACTGTGCGACAACTAGCGAGCACAAAAAGAGGGCTTACTTTACATTGATGTGGAGTACTAATATAGTTAGTTCAAATCTACTGCAGGGCTTTTGCTTGAATTTCGATCTATATATAGAGGTAAATTTAAGAACCCTtgatatattttaataaatttcaaCTAAGAATTCATTTACAAACAGTTCTACTAAAAGCAGCCAAGGAATTACGAACAAAACATCAATAATTGAACTGCTTACCCCAGTTCCGCTGCAAGGTGCATCCAGTAGTACTCTGTCGCGTGAATTGGCTCCCAATACCTTCGGAAGCTACATGTACAAGAAAATAATTAAGATACTCTTTAACATCCATCTACCTAACTAGATTAAACTTTTAGCATATTAGTAGGGGAGAAATTGAAGTCAATCACGGCATTACATCAGGGAAAAGGACGAGAAAAAGGATAAAAAAGGTACGAAGACAGGATTACAAAACCAGAACCAAAGCATATAAAAATAATCAAACCTCTCTTCCATCATAGTTTATCACTATTGTGTTAGTCACCCCCAAGCGGCTAACATTTGCTGACAAAGAATGGAGCCTATGTTTTTTCATCTCGTTTGCAAACAATAACCCTACAAGTAGATCAATAAATCAGAACTTCTATAAGATGAATTCAGGACAAATAAACCATGGATTTATGTCCTTAAGATTAGGTTAGCGATTAGCGTGCCGCACGCTGCAAGACATAGTCATAGTACAGTATGATTGAGCCATAGGTAGTGCCAAATATAAGTCtattaaaacaattattttaACAAGTAAAACCTCTAGCAGAGCTTCATCAACAACTTTTAAATCAAAGTAAACACTTATCATTTTAACATGTTTAAACGCCAAAGAAAGCATCTTCCAAAAATAAATATGTTGATAAAGAGGAGCTATGGAAGCACTGCTGCTTTTACATGCAACAATATTAAAGAAGGTGATCATACAAAGATCTTACAGATCAACTGATTTTCTTAAAATGGCACTGGATTTAAAACAGGAGCTTCTTTAGGGATTGGTTACAGCTTCACAGCTAGATTGCATATTGTTCAAAATCATTTTTCTGTTCTTTCTTATGTGCAGTTAACTCAGAAATCTCATCCATACATTCACCTTTGCattctataaaaaaaatcagtttTATCAAATACTTCAAGGGGCGAGTCTTGGGAGAAACAAAAAGCAATATATAAAAACCCGCCCACCAGTTAAGCATGAATTAAAACAGAATGAACCTATTTCCCTCTGCCTGATAAGAAAAGAAAacaggaagaagaagaaatgcCTGAAAACAGCAAGATTCAAAacaacaagatctcacatgattATATTTCACCTTGAGAATAAAAAACAAAGTACAGTCAAAAGTAGAGTATGTCAATAGTAGAAACGTCAAAATgatacaataaaaaataaatggaGGAAATAACTAGCTAAAACAGTATCTGAATCTAGAAAAATAACGTAGAGCCTTGTCAATATGAAAATCCAAATACAAACATGAAGACGGAGAAGAGGGGGAAAATCAATGTACCAGTGTTCTTCATATGAGCAGCAATGTAAGTGGTTTTCCCACCGGGAGCCGCCCTGCAAGAACCATAGAAACACACCATATCACAACCATTTGGAATAGATATGTGAAAGAGAACAGGTCATCACACGAGAAAAACAAATGAAATCATTTCACTACTGCTGAAACTATAGTACATGAAGTCCCATCATTCCTCTTTCTTTTCAGAAGAAATGGTGGTGACTGGTGTGTAGGACCTTGGaagctggaaaaaaaaaatcttctttGTATAAATTACAAGCAAAGTAACAACATTGATTACTTACGCCATATCAACAATGCTCTCTTTTTCTTGAGGAGCGAGAGCCATTACTGGCAAGAAAGAACTTGAACTTTGCAACTGCAGCATAACAGAAGAAACCACTTAAACATCAAGTAAATTGAACTGGAATCAGTACGGAAAAGCAGTGTACTTTATAGAAATTGATAAACTACCATATAGTGACCGGCCATATATTCAGGAGTGGCACCAATCGGCACTTGAGAGTCATATATTTGTAATCCAACCTACAAAAGCATTCAAAGTCAATTCTGGTAGTGGCACAAACAACATAAGAAACCAGAATTTCCCCAACAAAACATGCACAATTATAATTACCTTTGACCACTTGCTCAAAGGATCCAAGTTCACTCCTCTGTTCAAGAGAGTATCGGCAAGGTCCCGTCTGCGTGTCTACATCAAAAGACAGTTTCTATGAATGCCCAATATAAAAGACAGAATATAGTCAATATACATAGAAACACAATGGTACCTTCAAGGTATTAGTTCTTATACACATTGGACGGTTCTTTTCAAAAGCTTCAATAAGCCCTAACAACTCAACAACTGGGAACATCTGTAAATGTTAAACCAGTAAGCTAACAGGAATAATGCCACACTGAGATAAAGAAACAGAACCTCATTGTAGAAACATAACAGGAGCACTATACCTCCACCAACATCCCAATCATGAACTCGTTGTAGCCATAGTATGAAGACAAGTCTATTTGGAGTTGGTCAGTGTAATCTTTCCTTGACGCCCCTTCTTGTTTCAGAGAACTAAAGTTTGAAAGGACGCGAACAACTAACATGAATAAAAGAGGCATTAGGTATTGAACATATGGAATCTCCTTAAAACAAAAGCCGCTAATAGGCATTGGCATTACAAGACAAATAAGCATAAAACTACTCATAATAGAAGTAAAGAAGGAAGTCATTAAAGCTATTGTGAAGCAGTTTCAGCTAGACTTATATTCAAAAACAGCGAAATGCATTATTTTATCACTACTATAAATCATCACTTGTGCCACGAATTATGCAATGAAAGTTTCAAATTCGTGGCAATTTTACATCTAGCCACGGGAAAAATGGTGTTTGGATGCTAAGAGCTATTGGCATATGCTACAGAAGAGTATTATAAATGTGTCGGTATTAGAGAAGTTAGCTACAAGTAGAGCACAATTACATTGTTTATGTTCCTTTTGTAAAGAGATCAGATGAAGTGATTTTTATGTATAAATACTTTTGGGATGACCGGATGAGGTTATAAAAGTTATTTTCATCAGGTATTAGTTTTTTCAGTTTACAGACAGATCTAATGGAAGACTTTAAAGCCTATACACGAATACATGATTGGTGACATAATAAGTCTGATGAACTTTTTTATCAAAGGTTAATATACGCTAATCAAATATAGCCACAGTTATGCGTGTGGCTAAGTGATAAGATTTGTCATGGGTCACTACTCTGGCCACAGCTTAACCCGTGGCATAAGAATATGTTTAGCCACGGGTATCAAAGtggcaaaaaaattcaaattttgccACTAACTTGTATTTCCAGTGGTAAATTCTAACCTAGCTCACTTGAGCCACGGGAGTATACGGCTTGATTTTGAGTGGATAGATAGTGTAGGCACAGAAATTTTCTTGTGCCATGATTGTTACTGTGGCACAAGTGATTATTTCTAGTAGTATAATATTAACTAAATAGAGATTCTGCGTAACATTGAGAGTTCGAGACTAAGAAAAACACTTACTTTCTTTTATCCTCCTCTGAATACCAGGAAGATCAGGAGGACCAAGAGCCTCTATTTCAAGCTCCTACAATTCATTCCCAACATAAAGTTAATTTCATCTCATCAAATTCAACACAGAAGTAAAAGGGAATAGCCAACAAAAACAATATACCTCCTGGGTTGGCAGTCTAAACTCATCTGATTCTTCCTGTATATTTATCTGTAATTCCTCTTCTGCTTCCTTCTCTTCCCTAGCTCGTTTGTCGTCGATGGCTTTCGATTTCTTCTCTATGTCTGATTCGTCGGAATCATCAGAATCCGAACCTGAACCTGAACCAGAATCATACTCCTTATTTCCTGCACAATAGAGTTTATATTTAgtcctatcatcaaaattacAAAATGTAGCTTTCTCAAATTAACAATACTACATAAACACAAAATGGGATTTTCTCATTTTAACCTTTTAGGTTAAATAAAATGGTGTAACCTCGAATGAAGAAAAACGCAAAATGGGGTTTCTGAACCAAAAAAAACTAACCTTTTACTACATCATCGTCATTATCACTTCCACTTCCTGCGAGAAAATCATCTTGAAGTGGGTTATCATCATCTGAATCATCAGAACTTTCACCAGAcataacaaaatcatcatcatcttctgaaTCATCATCTCCAGATGATAAATCATCAATTTTTTTCTTCatgttctttttgttcttcacCACTGGagcttcttctttctttttatgcTTGGTAATGAAATTCCCaacatttttcttctttttcacaATTGGAgcttcttctttcttcttctgtttAGTAGTGAAATTCCCTATATTCTTCTTTATTGATGCAATTGAAACCATTTCTGCTAATTTTctggggagagagaaagagagtgcGAAAGAGGGGTTTAGGGTTTTTCTCCTCCTCCTTCGATAATGGCTAGGGTTTATGGGAGAAATCTGATTTTCCcaattttccctttttcccTTTTTGCCCTTTTAGTTTTATGGTTGGCCGCCTATGGGGCTTTTGAGCCTCTTTTACAACCTTGGCCTCCTTTTTAGGTTCGGTTCGTTCATGTTCATTGTTTGTCCACTAATCAAAATAATTTCTCCTACAAAAAAAAGTTAGTTCAAGACTTCAAGGTTGCCTAATTCTAAGATAATTTCAGAtaatacaaactcaaatttctcCATTTTCTTCTACTTGCAACCTATTTCGTATATCTTTCATATGCAATTTCATAAAAAGACTGAATACAACAGACGTATAAAATGATGAAATTATTTTGGGACCATATTATTTTAACATCAACCAGAGATTCGGCCGTTATTGTTTCACTTATTTTAgttgatttgtttgtttatcTTCTTTGATCACTTTCTTAAGGAGCATG contains these protein-coding regions:
- the LOC110782071 gene encoding 26S rRNA (cytosine-C(5))-methyltransferase NOP2B gives rise to the protein MVSIASIKKNIGNFTTKQKKKEEAPIVKKKKNVGNFITKHKKKEEAPVVKNKKNMKKKIDDLSSGDDDSEDDDDFVMSGESSDDSDDDNPLQDDFLAGSGSDNDDDVVKGNKEYDSGSGSGSDSDDSDESDIEKKSKAIDDKRAREEKEAEEELQINIQEESDEFRLPTQEELEIEALGPPDLPGIQRRIKEIVRVLSNFSSLKQEGASRKDYTDQLQIDLSSYYGYNEFMIGMLVEMFPVVELLGLIEAFEKNRPMCIRTNTLKTRRRDLADTLLNRGVNLDPLSKWSKVGLQIYDSQVPIGATPEYMAGHYMLQSSSSFLPVMALAPQEKESIVDMAAAPGGKTTYIAAHMKNTGLLFANEMKKHRLHSLSANVSRLGVTNTIVINYDGRELPKVLGANSRDRVLLDAPCSGTGVISKDESVKSTKSFEEIQKCAHLQQQLLLAAIDLVDANSKTGGYVVYSTCSIMVMENEAVVDYALKKRNVKLVSCGLDFGVKGFVNFRQYRFHPSLEKTRRFYPHVHNMDGFFVAKLKKVSNTNPTPKSDIPSEIVGKDVDVSDEEDADQPKSKKRQREEDDTPQENGDSGDTKKKPSSNLVEKKKKTSKTTNKENESEESPPKKRKKRVFPSREEVSKAREEKRNLLREEKRNMPPKDKREGGLKKKKVDGKKKGRK